tccatcaaAGTCATCATTCACTCAAAGTTTATCTCTACAAGTGAATTTCTCCTAGAACTGAGGTCCTTTCAGATTACCCAGTATTAGTGTGTTTTAGGAAATGACTAATATATGCCTTTAGGTGTTGTATATATCACAAATGTTATTGTAGACTTTTTAAGTGGCAGGTGAGTTTCTCTCTTTTGACTCAGAATAGCACAAGGGTAAAATACATTAATCATGCATTAAATCTGTCGGCAGGATCAACCTTTCCAAGGATGGTGAAGAATAACCAAAAGACCCTTGATGGTAGAAAAGTTAGAACCTTTAGTCTGCCTGATCAAAACGCTAAATATTTAACATGCTGAATGAGTATCCTTCCAGAAATTCCCAATAACTTCCCTTCAAACCAGTAtcatggctgtttttttttttttttttttttttgaaggggtACAGATAGATCCAAGGAACCTGGGAGGGGCCACAGACACCCcctaaaatacacatatacaaaatCTGGCCAGCAATTTCAGAAGGTTTGTGACCCTCAGCTacatttgtttttgaagattacCCAACTGGTACCACTGTGTAGTTCAGCCCTGGGCCTTCCTAGTATACGAACTGCaaccagaggaggaagaaggggtggGAGACAAAGCCAAAGGTTGGAGAGGTGGGTGGACAGTGAGGAAAAGGTGTAGGGAGGATCCAGGAGATGTTACCTTGACTCCTGCGTTGAACATGGTGAGGGCCACAGTGGTCCTGACCAGAGCGTTGGTTATGTAATTCCTCTCCATATACCTAAAGCAAAAGGACTAAGGTCAGACATTAGGAAGAACCGTCCAATGTGGAGAAAGAATGGGTTAGAAGATCACCCACTTTCCTGACTCTTGGAGATCTTTAAGACTAGGAGGGACATCCTATGTGTGAATCAGATGTAGTTCTGGTGGCAAAGGGATGATTAATCAGGCCCTGTTAAGCCAAGAAGAGGGGACTGGGTAGGGGGTAGGTTTGGGCTGGaggatgagaaagaaggaaagataaaacttTACCTGCTTACAAGCGGCCCAAATAGCCACAGGTTGCTCAAGATAATATTGGCAGGGAAGGGGAACTGAAAGGGAAAGAACCAGATCAGCCAGATTTCAGAGGGGTCAAGGTAACGGGGTCCCTGTACCCGAGGCCTGGGTCTCTCCCTCCTTTAGATCTGCCTTGAGGGCCCTCAGCGGTAGCCTTGAGTAAGGACGAGTGGGAGGAACCAGCTcccaaagggtgcctgggtgtgcCAAGTCTTAGGGTCTCAGAGGAGCACCAACACCCCTGGGAAGAGTCAGATCCTGGCATTTACTGCCAGCTCTGTCTTGGCTCAGCCTCTGGCTGAAAACAGGTGAGCACATGCACAGCTCTGGTCAGCAGCGGGCCCCTCTACTACTCTGGAAGCTACATTTCTGccaccctttcttcctcttccacagcCAACCAGGAATGTGGGAGATGCCTTTTCCCACCTCGTGGGCCAGTTGCTGCAGTGTCATTTTCAGTGGCCCGCTTCCAAACATGTTCGGCATTGGGGTCTGCTCAAGGCTGGAAGAGAAACGGAATTCTCAAGACTTCCCCAACCCCGGTTAAAGGTCGGAGATCTGAACGCAAGAAGGAGGGAGACAGGATTTTTCAACAGGTCTGGCTAGGAGGTGTCGTCCCGTTCACCTGTCACCTCCACCTGTTTGGAGACCTCAACGCCCAAACAGGACACTTCAAGTCCATTAGCAGAAGCTGTCCCCGTCCGGCAAGTCCAAGCAGGTACCCCGACTCTCATACCACCTACCACACCGTAGCAGAGTTCTCAGTCTCTGTGGCTACCTGTGAGTTCCCTGAGGAAAGGGACGGTCTGTTCCTGGGCACGGAGCCTTAAACGTTGGTCATCAGTTACATCTTTAACTGAAGTAATATACTTCTTCTTCCCACTTTGCTAAGAACACCCAGCCGGAGGGAAGCTTTGTTGGGACAGACCCTGCTGTGCTCACCCTCAGTCTGCTGCCCTTAGGTCCTGCCCTGGCTTTTACTGCCAGCTCCTGCTTGCAATATGGGTAGATTCTTCTCTGACCTCTAATCCCTGCCTGGGTACTGGTGCCTCTGTCCTCCCAGCAGCCCCCATTGTGGCCTTTCAGCCCAGCTGCAGGGCAGGAAGCTTAGCCTCTTCCAACTCATAGTGGGAAAGTACCAGGTCTTCCATCCCGAGTGCGGCTAGGGAGCGGGGCCCATGCTGCTTACCGGCTAACAGCGGCCGCGAGGATGCCGATGGTGGTCTCCTTTGGGGGAGCTGAGGAGTGGCCTGGACTCATGTTTACTTCAAGCCTGAGGTTAATTAAACCCTTCTCTGAGAGCCCAATCCTGCAGGAGAGAATTGGAGAGGAGCTTCCTGACTTCCTCCCACCCTGAATTATCCCATGGGCCCAGAGGTCTGCCTGTACGGTGGTCCGGTGGTCTAGGAGATTGGCTTCATGCTGCCTAAAAAAACCAaccctagggcgcctgggtggctcagtgggttaagccgctgccttcggctcaggtcatgacctcagggtcctgggatcgagcctcgcatcgggctctctgctcagcagggagcctgcttccccctctttctctgcctgcctctctgcctacttgtgatctttctctctgtcaaataaataaataaaatcttaaaaaaaaaaaacaaaacaaaacaaacaaaaaaaaccaaccctagaggagaaagggaaagggggaaccCAAACCTGGTGGGCATTCAGGAGCAGAGGAGTAAAATAAGGAGTTGCCTCAGTATGACTTACAGACACAAGGCTGGGGTCATCTGGAGGGGGATGAGAATACCTTCCAAAGTTGGGGTGGGCAGGGGTATTGCTcggtggtagagcatttgactgcaaagtAGGGGTGGGGTACTTTACTCACATAGCAAAGGGCTTCTTGAGGTAGGGAATGAAACCATCCAAGATGAAGTTACCCTCGTCCACAATGAAGGCTAGCTTGACACCCCTTGCCTGTAGCAGGGCTGAGATCTTCTGGGCCCCATTATATCCCGACACCTGCAAACATTGAACCCATGGCCACGGTCCTTTGCAGCCAGACCTCCAGTAGCCAGTGGAGACACATTCAACATAGTTGGGGGCTCTAGAACCATCCTGCCCAGTCTcttcctggggaaggggcaggggtaaGGGGCCTAGACAATCCTGCTTCACTAGACCCTGGAATATCACAGCTGGACAGCCAGACcaccctcatttcacagatgaagagactGGGACCCACAGAATGGGGTTACTGGCCCAGGGTCAATGTAGGTGACATCACTGGAAACAAAATACTGATTCCTTGCTCCCTGTTGGTTCTCTTTCTATCACACCCATGTTTCTCAAGGTGTCATGGATGGAACCTGCCTTAGACATTACCAGGGAGTTTGTTAAAAAATTCAGCACTATGCCTAtcgctaaatgaaagaagccgaTCTGAAAAGGCTGTATCCTGGATGAGTCCAACTATAGGACggtctggaaaaggcaaaactatggagacagtaaggaaaaaaaaatctgtggtttCCAAGACTtgcgggagggagagagggatgaatAGGGGGAGCACAGGGGATTTCTAGGGCAGTGACACTACTCTGTATGACACTATAATGGACCCTATATGGTGGACCCATGTCACTGTTGGACCAAGCCAACAGAATGGACACCAAGAGTAAACCCCAGCGTAAACTAGGGCTTTGGGTAATTATGATgtatcagtgtaggttcatcactTGTTTCAAATACCCCTCCGCTGGAGATGCAGACAATGGGGGAAGCTATAAGGGAAGTCTGTAGACcttctcagttttgctgtgaatcgaaaactgctctaaaaaataaaaccttttaaaaccaAATTCAGATCTATGGCTCAGGGTGTGGGAATCTGCACTTGGGTCCAGGGCCTTAGACCGTCCTGGCACAAAGATACCCAGAGAAGCTGGCAAAAACCCCACACCATATTCTGGAGACCCTGCAGCTGGGGAGCAAACTGGCCTAGAGTGAAACTccctaccaccccccccccccccacaaacagAGGTTCTCGAGATGGTTTACAGGGTGAGGAGGCTTTACCTCTTCATCATGGCCCAGAGCAATGAAGAAAGATCTTCGGGGGATGTAGTTTCTGTTCAGCAGGAGCTCCAGGGCCTGTAAGATcgcctggggtggggagaagcagaagggaagagggaaaatcaGGGCATCGGTGACATACAGCTGCCTGCATCAGGCCTGCTGGGGCTGGCACCAGACACTCTCTTTAAAGAGAACACATTCAAGGGGCCCAGGGGGAGGGTGCTGAGGAAGCTTAGCTCCTTTCCTAGCATACATGTATCAGTTCACAGCTGAAAGGGTCCCTGGAGATCATCTACTCCAGTCCTTGTTTCGCAGTTGAGAAATCAAGACCCAGAAAAGGACAGTGACCAAGCGATGGCTGGAACCCAGGTCGCCTGGAGCCAAGGTTCTTTCCACTATAACCCCCTGAATCCCAGGGGTCAGCAGAGCGTGCCCAATCTGGGGGACTCTTTAGGgcccccaggcagagggaacaaagCATTTCAGACCATCAGAGAGTTCTTGTTGTCCACTGTGCCTCGGCCGTGGATGAAACCATCACGCTCCAAGCCGGAGAACGGGGGCACCTCCCAGCCTTCGTCAGGGGCGGGCACCACGTCACTGTGCGCCATCAGCATGTAGGGCTGCAAGCTGGGGTCTGAGCCTCGGACAGTGAGCAAGTGGCTATACTCTCCTATGACTTCATGCTGAATAAAGCTGGTTTTGAAAATGGTCGGAAAGACTAGGGACAAAGGGAtgaaaagcagggagagagaaagccagatTTAACACTTTCCTTTGGATTTCTTACCATTTCATAGATGTCTGCCCGGGgccctgcctttttaaaaacatgcagcGTCCTGTAGGAAGCCTTCCGTCCTGTAGGAAGCCTTCCCGAACAAAACCAGTGGGATTCCTGATGTGCCTGGCCACTCTCTAAAATTCCTCTTCCTCATATCTTAATGTGCTGCTCCTATGCAGGAATGGGCATATCAAGATTCTATCACGGTGACAGCTGATAGAGGAAGATCTGGTTTGGTGTGACTCACAATATGTTATCACAAGTATATGCTACTGGGCTATGAAGATGAGGAGtgtgttaaattttaaatacagcaGTCCCCAATATCCAAATTACTTGGAACCAAACAtgacttttatattaaaaagaaaaagagaaaggccatttttttacttaaaaaataatatttctactGTGTGTATCACATGGAGAGAAGACTGCTCTGTCTAGCACAAGGCCACACTCCTGTGTGCTGGTGTGGATTTCTCAGGGTCGGTTACTTGGGTTGCAGACGACGTTAGAGAGGGAGTTAATCACTATACACCTGGGCCGACTCCCCCCAGCTCTGACAACTATGGAGGGGCTGTTTTTTCCCTTTGACTTAGGAAGAGGGCCTCACTACTCTCCAGGAGCTTTCCACATGACGACTGGGGCGTTCCAAGCCTCCTGTTTCTTCTTGACCCATCCCTTCTTTGGCTCACATCGGGGTGACGGGCTGATAGCGCAGCTCAAAGTTGCCAAGGGCTTTGAAACTCAGAAATAAGTCAGTTAAAAATCTGGGGAAGGGACCAGGTGGATGGAGTGTGTACAGaggtgtgtaggtgtgtgtatgGAGGTAGGGGTGGGAAGAGCCTGGGGTAGAGTTTCTAGAAACTTGCATGGGAAGAAGGAATGCCtattcctacctttttttttttttttgctatttaaatCTGAGTATAGTGACACAAATGTCCCCTCTGTTTTCGGTATACAGCGTGCTGTATTCACTGCAAGTGTAGCTACTATCTGTCCCGACACGAAGCTGTTAGACTAGGACCAACTATATTTGTTCACCTGTGCCCTTTATTCCCCTTCTTCATTCCACCTGTTGATTACATCATATTTACTGACCATAACATATTCAGGGCAAAGATCAGGAGAGTTCAAACTCCAACCCAACAGGGACGtgctttaatttttcaaaagccaAACAAAGCTTTAGTCTCTACTCTGCATTCAGACTCCTGGGGCACTTCTATTCCTCCCCACTGCGTGTAATAGGCCCACGGCAATTGGACTGTCCTCTGGTCAGTAACAAAAGACACTTCTTCATCACCTTATTAAAAAACTGTCTGCcgttctgccccccccccccccgcccctttccACAGCTTGTGGCAGACCTGTCTGAAGGTATTCTCCAAACTGAGCCAGGGCTGTTGTGTTCAAGTTCTCGGGGCTGAAGGACACTGTTGGAATCTGGATAGCACCTGTCGGGGCAGATAGAGATGGGAGATTACGGATGATAACAACCAGTGGTTTTCCCAtagctctctgtgcagagagagtTCTGCCTTCTTACTGTGGAGGACAGAACGATCCTATGGGGTTATTTTCTCTAATGCGAAGGTGGGAAAACAAGTTAGAGGGGTTGGATGAGCTACTCAGGACTGTCCTGAAATAAGCAGCAGAACTGGGATTAAAACCCagatctttaagattttttagactaatatatatatttttaatttatttgacagagagagagagtatgtgcatgAGCGAGGCTAGGAGCCTGGGTGaggggcctgtttctccctctgcctactgctcccccacttgtgctctcttccttttctctatgacaaataaataaatcttaccaaaaaaatggTATGCTGACTATATTCATAGTTGCTTGGATTTACCCAGAAGATTTCCAGGATACAAAGGAAGCTAATGCAAGTAGCTACCTCTGCGTATTTGTGGGGGCAAGAAAATGGTGGTGGTTGGTGGGAAACAGGGCCACAAAGACAGGGTGGGACTGagacacccctgcccccacccccgacctCTGACACTATTTTTTGGTTTTAACTCTGTGAATGTATTACCTAtccagaaataaaggaaacattttttaattggcaaaaaaaatgtgtgtgtgtgtgcgcctgtgtgtgtatataatattcagccacaaaaagtgaaatcttgccatttgtgacaggatagatggacctagagggtattatgctaagcgagaaagacaaacaccatatgattttactcctatgtggaatgtgaaggaaggagagaaagagagaaattaaacaaataatcaaattaaaataaacataaatacagagaacagactaggGAGTTCTAGAGGGGATCAACCATGTGTGATGGATGGGAACTAGACTTGTGGTGGTGATCATTTTTCATTGTATACAGATGTCAAATTACAAAACTgtacactgaaattttaaaataataataataaggagttaaaaaaaaaaggaaaataaagtccaAGATGGGGGGAAGGGTAGGGGTAGGTGGACAGGAATAGATTTTGTGGATCCTGGGATCCACAGTGGGAAGCTGCTATAAATTGCTTCTAAGCCTCACTCTGCTTCTGAAACCATCATCCCTCCAATGAACCGGAGAAGCCCACTATCCTGGATCCCTACATGAGGGAGGCTTTGTGTGCAGAAAGCAGATTTATTCCTCATGGACTGGCTCACCCAGAGTCTCACTGATCTCTCAACAAAGGCCAGCATTCTGGCACATGATGGAAAGTGTGGATttaggggcccctgagtggctcagtgggttaaacctctgccttcggctcaggtcaggatctcagggtcctgggatcgagccccacatcgcatggggctctctgctcagcagggagcctgctttcctctgtctgcctgcctctctgcctacttgtgaactctctgtcaaataaataaataaaatctttaaaaaacaaaaaacaaaacaaaacaaaaaaaggaaggtgTGGATTTAGAAACTCCTCTACTCCTCAGTCCTTAATCATTTCATCCACTTTACCCAGATGTGTCAGGTCTTAAGTTGCTACTAGGCCTGAAGGCTTTACACTTTGATCCATTATTACATGAAACACCTGTGGGAGGGGAATGCAGTAAGATAGGAGGTATTGATTAGCTATCCGGAAACACAGTGAGAAGAACACACACACCCAGGCATGCAGGCATTTATCAAGGGAGGGCCTGTGAAAGATATGCTTCCCTTTGTGAGTTTTGCTAAGGATCCGCCCTGCATCACAGTCCATCACATGTCCCACATAAGGAGATGTAGGCCATATAGCCACATGGTTATAAGGTCCCTACTGTGGGTTCTTTAAATAAGGaatcttttgctttcttctagGTGAAAAGACTCTGGGGTGAGCAGCTGTCCCCCGGCTTTCAGAGAACTCACTATTTGTGCTGCTCTGCCTCCAGACCAATCGTTCAGGCACATGGACAATGTATCTTCAATCACGGGGGTTAGCACTGGGTCCCTGCATCTGCCTGCACATGTTTATGTAGGCAGTTTCTTTTAATCCATTATTTTAATGAAAGGGAAAAGACTGGAGCTAAGCCCAGTGGTGAGGGTTTCATTATTCCTTAGAATCTAGCCCTCCACAGaacctttcctcttttctcctggaAAACGCAGACTGAGAAggcaaatgagtttttttttttttttaagatttaattaattaatttatttgatagagagagatcgcaagtaggcagagacgcaggcagagagagagagaggaggaagcaggctccctgctgagcagagccagatgcgggactcgatcccaggaccctgggatcatgacctgatgaaggcagcggcttaacccactgagccacccaggtgcccggcaaATGAGTTTTTAACCTTGGTTTGAGGTCTAGGGGAGAGATGTCTGTTAATTTGGAGAGGAAATCTGCAACATCTCACACCCCAGGGTTTCGGAGTCCTTCCGAGCTGGATGGATCCTACAAGCTAGAGATGCTATCACACCCTGCTCGCTCCTTGCCCTGGAGTCTCTGGGGAAGGTCATTTAATTGACCAAAGCGTCAATTTCCCTCCACTGTAGATAAGATTAAGATAATTTAGTTTTAAATCACAGAGATTTCACAGAAGTGAAAACTTTCTAAGGTTAAAAGTACggaagaaaaggggcacctgggcagctcagtggcttaagcctcctccttgggctcaggtcatgatctccgggtcctgggatcgaaccccgtgtcaggctctctgcttagcggggagcctgcttcccctcctctctctctgcctgcctctctgcctccttgtggtctctgtctgtcaaataaataaatgaaatcttagaaaGTACGAAGTACGAAGAAAATTATTGCAGTATTGCAATACTAAGGAAAAGCAGGGGGGTAGGCTGGGTGATGAGCAAGGCAGCAGGGGCGGTGGTGGAAGCTGGGGTAGATTCCGGACAAGGCAGGGAACACCGGAGTCCCCCAGAAGCCAGATCTGGGGCAAGAGTGACGTCCCCAAGCCCCGGCAGGAGGTGCTGGGACTCGGGCTAGTGCTGGTCTGGGGAGTGTGGTGGCGCTCCAGTTCTAGTAATGGACCCTCTGCGGAGGGCGTGGGGAGGCACGGGTTGGGGCCCCAGGAGAGAGGGACCCCGTATCTGGGCGAAGCTGGCTGCAGGGGACCAGGCTCACCTTTCAGCGCTTCCTTCATCGCGAAGCGCTCGCCTGGGCTGAACTGAGAAGGGATTTGCGGCGCCTTCTGATGCTTCTGGCCCTTCAGGTCCTGCGATCTGGAGACTGTGGAGGTACCTAGCAGCAGCAGAGCCGCCAGAGCCAGCACGCAAACACACTGCGGAACCATGCTTCCCTCCGGTCTGCAAGTGGAGTTTGCACCTCAACTACCGAGACGGAGATTGTCGTCCTGTCATTGCTCCAATTCCCGCAATTGCATTAGCCCCACCCTATCCCCAGATCTGACCAATCGTCGCTGGCCCGGGGCTGAGGAACAACCAATCGGCGGGACGGCTCCGCCCAGGTGCGAAGGGCCTTTCGGGAGTGGTGGTTTCTCGGTCTGGGGCAGGCAGAAGTAGGTCAGAGGTGAGGGCTCCAGGTCCACCGTAGGTCTGAGGCGCCCTTGATCTTCTGCTTTGAGGTTCTCGGAAATCCCTTGCTATATGACAAACCAATTAAAGGGGGGAAACgcaaaataaaatcagcaaagcGTGTCAGACCTTAATCGGCTTCTCACTTCTGAAGTTTAGAACTTGATTACCAGCCCCCTGGATGGGGGCTCCTGGCTTTACTTATTACCGGGCCCCCGGCTTTATTTAACCTGAAATTGAAACAGTATTCCTCTATCTATAGACGTGGCTTTGAATCAGCTCAGAGGGCTTGCCCCTGTTTCGCTGGAAGTGTTTTAGATATTAATGTAAACACTGCATTTTTGCAACTCTAGGCAAATACATGAAGACTGAAGGATGTTGAGAAAGATTGTGCTTCAATAATTTTGATGTACTtaataaactgaaattttaatagCTGTTCACAGTAAAGGatcattttggaaaaagaaagaaaagaaaattgggacACAGAATAAAATTAGATTTATGGGAGCCAGAAAAAAACATTCCTTTCATATCCCTTGATGCAATTTAATCTGCCACCAGTCACATATTTTAGAattctctagaaaaaaaatcaacagtagGGTTGCATAGCTACTCATGCCCAAAGCTGCAAATTCACACTCCTGGTGTCTGCCAAAGCTCAGAGAGGGAGTGTTTTGTTCCCTTTcaggaataataataacaacaacaacaacaacaacaacaataattcaaaaaaaaaaaagactacaatcatatatttacttttcaatAGCAATCTAAAAAACAGTATTATGAAACATTTCACACATACTGAAAGgtataaagaataatataatgaacATTTCTGTATTCACCACCCAGCTTAAGatctagaatattaaaaatagagttaaagtgagtttttaaaa
This portion of the Mustela lutreola isolate mMusLut2 chromosome 14, mMusLut2.pri, whole genome shotgun sequence genome encodes:
- the PM20D1 gene encoding N-fatty-acyl-amino acid synthase/hydrolase PM20D1 produces the protein MVPQCVCVLALAALLLLGTSTVSRSQDLKGQKHQKAPQIPSQFSPGERFAMKEALKGAIQIPTVSFSPENLNTTALAQFGEYLQTVFPTIFKTSFIQHEVIGEYSHLLTVRGSDPSLQPYMLMAHSDVVPAPDEGWEVPPFSGLERDGFIHGRGTVDNKNSLMAILQALELLLNRNYIPRRSFFIALGHDEEVSGYNGAQKISALLQARGVKLAFIVDEGNFILDGFIPYLKKPFAMIGLSEKGLINLRLEVNMSPGHSSAPPKETTIGILAAAVSRLEQTPMPNMFGSGPLKMTLQQLAHEFPFPANIILSNLWLFGPLVSRYMERNYITNALVRTTVALTMFNAGVKVNVLPSVAQAMVNFRIDSAQTVQEVLDLVKNIVADDRVQFHVLTAVDPLPISPSDSQALGYQLLRQTIQSIFPEVSTVVPGICIGNTDSRHYANLTAGIYRFNPLYMTPQSFRSIHGINEKISVQAYETQVKFLFEFIQNADADQEPAPHQHEL